In the genome of Flaviflexus ciconiae, one region contains:
- a CDS encoding SDR family oxidoreductase, with the protein MRTPLGGAVVLITGAASGIGKEMAEGAAHRGAKHVIVWDIEEEGGEIAASEIRSFGANATYYRVDLTDPDDVAAVGKRVLAEHGRVDVLINNAGIVTGKDFLDLTEEEIARTFDINALALYRTTRVFLPGMIERGKGSVTTIASAAGLLGVARQTDYSASKFAAVGFTESLRAELRHHGNPLHTLIVHPYYTNTRMFDGVKSRVSALLPILDTEEVAARILDAIEAGNQSLVMPRFAATIRLMKCLPVPVLDRVTDLFGIHSTMDEFVGHSGKRGDSQ; encoded by the coding sequence ATGCGTACACCGCTCGGTGGAGCAGTCGTCCTCATCACCGGAGCCGCCTCCGGTATTGGGAAAGAAATGGCGGAAGGTGCTGCGCACCGCGGCGCCAAGCACGTCATCGTGTGGGACATTGAAGAGGAGGGCGGCGAGATTGCCGCTTCCGAGATCCGCTCCTTCGGAGCGAATGCCACGTACTATCGCGTGGATCTCACGGATCCCGACGACGTCGCCGCTGTCGGTAAGAGGGTCCTAGCTGAACACGGCAGGGTCGATGTTCTCATCAACAACGCTGGGATCGTCACGGGCAAGGACTTCCTTGACCTCACCGAAGAAGAGATCGCTCGTACGTTCGACATTAATGCGCTCGCCCTCTACCGCACCACGCGAGTGTTCCTTCCCGGCATGATCGAACGCGGCAAAGGATCGGTCACAACCATTGCCTCCGCCGCCGGTCTCCTCGGCGTTGCCCGACAAACCGACTACTCGGCCTCGAAGTTTGCGGCAGTGGGATTTACCGAGTCGCTACGGGCCGAGCTTCGGCACCACGGCAACCCGCTCCACACCCTGATCGTCCACCCCTACTACACGAACACCCGAATGTTTGATGGTGTGAAATCCCGGGTCTCGGCGCTCCTTCCCATCCTCGACACCGAGGAAGTGGCCGCCCGGATCCTCGATGCTATCGAGGCCGGAAACCAGTCACTTGTCATGCCGCGCTTTGCGGCAACCATCAGGCTCATGAAATGCCTGCCCGTGCCTGTCTTAGACAGGGTGACCGACCTGTTCGGCATCCACTCGACGATGGATGAGTTTGTCGGCCACTCCGGAAAACGGGGAGACAGCCAGTAG
- a CDS encoding molybdopterin-dependent oxidoreductase translates to MSIDIEPPVNEQQSGPTRRSFMKWSAVAGGAAAVAGGVGFGLKDATSEAASTSGNTKVFRTANTPEGLHCAMLVQVEDGNVKRVTADPDFHIRACARGTSRINQLYSPHRLQYPLKRVGERGAGEWERISWDEALDTVAGKMEEIRAESGNEAFLAYGGTGNWSSLSTGVSGLWAAFWNRFGGSTPTVSSLCCPAATEGFNAVLGGNRSEFRDEWVHTKLFIAWGNNPAVSNQGYFKNIIEARRKNGAKLITIDPRYSETAAHSDTYIPIRPGTDSSFVLGMMKALFMRRFTTRSTARPTPMPLPREAWRKRSIRCSNRRVTTGFSRSLRTALALVRTSTSRRTTLSATFSNPPVSPWKNWRRVR, encoded by the coding sequence ATGAGCATTGATATTGAACCACCAGTTAATGAGCAACAGAGCGGTCCGACGCGTCGATCGTTTATGAAGTGGTCGGCAGTGGCGGGTGGCGCGGCAGCCGTTGCCGGTGGTGTTGGCTTTGGCTTGAAGGACGCGACTTCGGAAGCTGCGAGCACCTCTGGAAACACGAAGGTGTTCCGTACCGCCAACACTCCCGAGGGTCTGCACTGCGCCATGCTCGTGCAGGTCGAAGATGGCAACGTGAAGCGCGTGACCGCGGATCCTGATTTCCACATCAGGGCCTGCGCTCGCGGAACCTCCCGAATCAACCAGCTGTACAGCCCGCACCGTCTCCAGTACCCGCTGAAGCGCGTTGGCGAACGCGGGGCGGGAGAATGGGAAAGAATTTCCTGGGACGAAGCTCTCGACACCGTCGCTGGGAAGATGGAAGAGATCAGGGCAGAGAGCGGTAACGAGGCATTCCTCGCCTATGGTGGTACGGGCAACTGGTCTTCGCTTTCAACCGGTGTCAGTGGCCTGTGGGCGGCGTTCTGGAACCGGTTCGGCGGATCCACACCCACCGTATCGTCGCTCTGCTGTCCGGCAGCAACCGAAGGATTCAACGCCGTTCTCGGTGGTAACCGCTCGGAGTTCCGTGACGAGTGGGTTCACACGAAGCTGTTCATTGCCTGGGGCAATAACCCCGCTGTTTCGAACCAGGGCTACTTCAAGAACATTATTGAAGCCCGCCGCAAGAACGGCGCAAAGCTCATCACGATTGACCCGCGCTATAGCGAGACTGCGGCGCATTCGGATACGTATATCCCCATTCGTCCGGGCACCGACTCTTCGTTTGTTCTGGGGATGATGAAGGCCTTATTTATGAGAAGGTTTACGACGAGAAGTACCGCAAGACCTACTCCAATGCCCCTTCCTCGTGAAGCTTGGAGAAAGCGATCGATCCGCTGTTCGAATCGAAGAGTGACCACTGGATTCTCACGCAGCTTGCGAACCGCCTTGGCTTTGGTGAGGACTTCGACAAGCCGGAGGACAACCTTATCCGCAACGTTCTCGAACCCACCGGTGTCACCCTGGAAGAACTGGAGAAGGGTCCGGTAA
- a CDS encoding molybdopterin dinucleotide binding domain-containing protein: MAPEKWIPFGDKKFNTSSGRIEFFLTYLQDKGFEPVLEYQEPVEAPWVDRELAKKYPLQLVNRRNFNQVNSSYLHQQYLTEIWDRQVVQLHPRDAEARGIKHEDDVYVYNDRGEVEARAIVTERIMPGIVSLVTGFGVVNEKETASILTP; encoded by the coding sequence GTGGCTCCCGAGAAGTGGATTCCATTCGGGGACAAGAAGTTCAATACATCGTCCGGGCGGATCGAGTTCTTTTTGACCTACCTGCAAGACAAGGGTTTTGAGCCGGTGCTCGAATATCAAGAGCCTGTCGAAGCACCATGGGTTGATAGGGAACTGGCGAAGAAATACCCGCTTCAGCTCGTGAACCGACGGAACTTTAACCAGGTGAACTCGAGCTACCTGCACCAGCAGTACCTGACTGAAATCTGGGACCGGCAGGTTGTTCAGCTTCACCCGCGTGACGCTGAAGCCCGTGGCATCAAGCACGAAGACGACGTGTATGTCTACAACGACCGCGGCGAAGTGGAAGCCAGGGCAATCGTAACCGAGAGGATCATGCCGGGGATCGTCAGCCTTGTGACGGGCTTCGGTGTGGTCAACGAAAAGGAGACCGCAAGTATCCTCACCCCGTGA